One part of the Brachyspira sp. SAP_772 genome encodes these proteins:
- the ahpC gene encoding alkyl hydroperoxide reductase subunit C — translation MSLINKKLIDFKVDAYQNGEFKEVTTKDVLGKWSVFFFYPADFTFVCPTELEDLGTVYDELKKINCEVYSVSADTHFVHKAWADASPTIKNLKYTMLGDPTGILGRFFEVFVEEVGQDLRGSFIVNPEGEIKAYEVHDMGIGRDANELVRKVQAAQYVAEHGGEVCPAKWKPGAKTLKPGIDLVGKI, via the coding sequence ATGAGTTTAATAAATAAAAAACTTATAGATTTCAAAGTTGACGCTTATCAAAATGGAGAGTTTAAAGAAGTTACTACAAAAGATGTATTAGGTAAATGGAGTGTATTCTTCTTTTATCCTGCAGACTTTACTTTTGTATGTCCTACAGAATTAGAAGATTTAGGTACTGTTTATGATGAACTTAAAAAAATTAACTGTGAAGTTTATTCAGTATCTGCAGATACACATTTTGTACATAAAGCTTGGGCAGACGCTTCACCAACTATCAAAAACTTAAAATACACTATGCTTGGAGACCCAACAGGAATATTGGGAAGATTCTTTGAAGTATTTGTAGAAGAAGTTGGACAAGATTTACGCGGAAGCTTTATTGTAAACCCTGAAGGCGAAATTAAAGCTTACGAAGTACATGATATGGGCATAGGTAGAGATGCTAATGAATTAGTTCGTAAAGTACAAGCTGCTCAATATGTAGCTGAACATGGCGGCGAAGTTTGTCCTGCTAAATGGAAACCAGGTGCTAAAACTTTGAAACCAGGAATTGATTTGGTTGGAAAAATCTAA